The Nostoc sp. UHCC 0926 nucleotide sequence CCTTTGCTTGCCCTTCACATTTCTCTACCAAGTTGTCTTACAGCAATAATTAGAGCGAATCAATGCCGTTTCATACTTGCGCTTGGGCAACACTGTAACTGTTATTAGATTGATCGGGAAATTGCTTATCTGTTCAGTTACGGGAGATGTAGAGACATTCTATGCTCCTTTATGTACTTGATACCACTTTGCGGGGCGCTAAAAAGCCAAGGACAATTGCTACCAAAAACAATGCTGGAACATCACCAAACAGGTGTCCATGTTCAACAGGGTCAATTACTGCATGTACTGTCATGATTAGCCCGTGGACTACACTTGACCAGACGGTGAACCAGATTAAACTGAGGTAAGCTTCTGGTTGCCTTGAAGCCAACAGCAAAAAGATACCAAGCGTTGCATAAACACCAATGATCATCTGTTCGTATTCGTGCTGACTTGGTTGCCATAACCAGCCCGATGCCCAGACCTGACTTAGCGGATAGATAAGTAGAAAAACTATTCCAAAAAGAGCCAGAGCGATTCGTAAATACTGATCGCGCCCATCCATTGCTTTAACCTCCGCTATTTTATAGTCTAGTCTCTACTAACAAAACTGGATAATTTTGTGATTGTATTCCCATTAGTGACACTTCAGCTTTGGAGTGTTAGAAATTTTAATGCTCCTCGTGGTTTAAAACTGATTCAACTGTGAGTGCAAGCCGATGCATTCACAATGTAATACCAATTCTCCCTAAACTTGCACTTAATGATTATTCCTTCTTCCTTGGCGTATTTGGCGTACTTGGTGAACCAGCGCTCTCCGGCGGGTTTCCCGCCGTAGGCGACTGGTGTTAGCGCAGCGTTAGCGAGTCTTCTCCCAAAGGGAGACGCTTTAGCGCAACGAGCGTCACCCGAAGGGCGGTTCGTTTAATAAAAATTAAGTGCATCTTCATAGCGAATTGGTATAAGTCAATGCATTCCCAATGCAAGCTGATACATTCATAATGCAAGCCAATGCATTCATAATGCAAGCCGATACATTCATAATGCAAGCCGATGCATTCATAATGCAAGCCGATGCATTCATAATGCAAGTCGATGCATTCACAATGTAAGCCGATGCATTGCAAAGACTTACCTTTTTTAAGCTTGCCCGATTTAAAAACTTTATCTTACTGATAGTTTTTTGGTTGTAATGGGTACATTAAATGTATACTATACCACTGTATACATCTATGACTATCCAAGATACAACACGCCGTTTGCGCCCTCAAACCATTAGTCAAGATATTACCTCATTCCACGGTTTACAAACGGTT carries:
- a CDS encoding DUF6632 domain-containing protein, giving the protein MDGRDQYLRIALALFGIVFLLIYPLSQVWASGWLWQPSQHEYEQMIIGVYATLGIFLLLASRQPEAYLSLIWFTVWSSVVHGLIMTVHAVIDPVEHGHLFGDVPALFLVAIVLGFLAPRKVVSST